One region of Chryseobacterium muglaense genomic DNA includes:
- a CDS encoding RHS repeat-associated core domain-containing protein produces the protein MRGFLFYSAATFLLKKSQITTDIATTHSANGTKNRKSNTKTTTQFAGITWEKEITDYLDGFQYLNKTKSGGGGGGIESRFSAAEDPTLLALEEQAFTEIGERKVLNTKTPELQFFPTGEGFYDYIKDQYIYQYNDHLGNVRLSFGKNSAGALEIVDANDYYPFGMNHLKTGGAYFGAGAYQNYKYNGKELQETGMYDYGARMYMPDVGRWGVVDPLAEADRRWSPYRYAYDNPLRFIDPDGMLEEVIINGDLADKAVEQLNTASSLGITRGEGGKLDTSKLDPTQYNNLSAVDQKLYDAITSTDVSVKIDATSKNFTSDGTMIIGGLFGGNTKTPDGKVNANQTVNPNQMDVIDQLTKRGAGVGTVHETLEAYTAGKNTFDSTSSKGDAPAIVGVENPGYDNAHLTARTIDRRHREIHGINSDGSKENKNGTFNLKINAVYNGQSKELFKQKNVQK, from the coding sequence ATGCGAGGGTTTTTGTTTTATAGTGCAGCAACATTTTTATTAAAGAAGTCCCAGATAACCACCGATATCGCTACAACACATAGCGCCAATGGTACTAAAAACAGAAAATCGAACACTAAAACTACTACTCAATTTGCAGGAATCACATGGGAAAAAGAGATAACTGATTATTTGGATGGTTTCCAATATCTCAATAAAACCAAATCAGGCGGCGGTGGCGGCGGAATAGAAAGTAGATTTTCAGCTGCAGAAGATCCTACCCTATTGGCTTTAGAAGAACAGGCATTCACCGAAATTGGTGAAAGAAAAGTTTTAAATACAAAGACACCCGAATTACAGTTTTTTCCAACTGGAGAAGGATTTTATGATTATATAAAAGATCAGTATATTTACCAATACAACGATCATTTAGGAAATGTAAGACTTTCTTTTGGTAAAAACAGCGCAGGAGCTCTTGAAATTGTGGATGCTAACGATTATTATCCTTTCGGGATGAACCACTTGAAAACTGGTGGAGCTTATTTTGGAGCAGGTGCATATCAAAATTACAAGTACAACGGCAAGGAACTTCAGGAGACGGGAATGTATGATTATGGAGCGAGGATGTATATGCCGGATGTTGGTAGATGGGGTGTTGTGGATCCGCTGGCGGAAGCAGACAGAAGATGGTCACCTTACCGTTATGCTTATGATAATCCATTACGATTCATTGATCCAGATGGTATGCTAGAAGAAGTTATTATAAATGGAGATTTAGCAGATAAAGCCGTTGAGCAGTTAAACACAGCATCCTCACTAGGTATAACACGAGGTGAAGGTGGAAAATTAGATACAAGTAAATTAGACCCCACACAATATAATAATTTATCTGCAGTTGATCAGAAATTATATGATGCGATAACAAGTACAGATGTAAGTGTGAAAATTGATGCAACGAGCAAAAATTTCACATCAGATGGAACAATGATTATAGGAGGATTGTTTGGTGGTAATACTAAGACCCCGGATGGAAAAGTAAATGCAAATCAAACAGTTAACCCCAATCAAATGGATGTTATTGACCAACTTACTAAACGCGGTGCAGGTGTAGGAACAGTTCATGAAACCTTAGAAGCATATACTGCTGGAAAAAACACTTTTGATTCTACTTCCAGTAAGGGAGATGCACCAGCAATTGTCGGAGTGGAAAACCCAGGATATGATAATGCTCACCTAACCGCAAGAACAATCGATCGTAGGCATAGAGAGATACATGGTATAAATTCAGATGGCTCAAAAGAAAATAAAAACGGAACATTTAACTTAAAAATAAATGCAGTATATAATGGACAAAGCAAGGAACTTTTTAAACAAAAAAATGTTCAAAAGTAA